From Streptosporangium album, the proteins below share one genomic window:
- a CDS encoding UPF0182 family membrane protein — MRLPRRPRLLLPIAIAIVAIVVLFFLFAGIFTDYLWYDSVDYTTVFSGVIVTQVLLFIVGAVLMVGLVGGNMLLAYRTRPMFGPGMFSGASGADRYRMALDPHRKLIFLIGVAVLALFAGSSFSGQWKTWLEFVNATPFKENDALFGMDVSFFMFTYPFLRMVLNFLFTAVVLSAIMAALVHYLYGGFRLQSPGVHASRAARVHLSVLLGVFVLLKAVAYWIDRYGLVFSDRGFVFGASYTDVNAVLPAKTILAIIALICAALFFAGVVRPGGMLPGVSFGLLVLSAILIGGVYPALVEQFQVKPNQQNKEQTYIKRNIDATRKAYGVDKADVIDYAAQGDASKVNVTADSSISGVRLLDPNLVAKTYQQKQRIRGFYDFHDPLDVDRYPDESGKMRDTVVAVRELTGPPAEQNNWINQHLVYTHGYGFVAAPGNEVDSQGLPDFDAKDMPVTGPLAERTGLKESRIYFGESPGATDYVVVGGDGKQELDYPLSSGTGQQNTTYDGKGGVPVGSFINRVLYAAKYGEKNLLLSSDINEKSKILYERNPQQRIAKVAPFLSLDDNPYPAIVDGRVVWIADAYTTSNAYPYSDSRSLEAMTRDLVTDPRLVVPQPRDQINYMRNAVKATVDAYDGTVTLYAWDEKDPILQTWRKAFPGIIKPQSAMSDSLKQHLRYPEALFKVQRDVLSRYHIDDPNAFYSGQDFWNVPNDPSSGGRDIKQPPYYLSVKMPDTTEPTFSLTTTFVPRQGPNLAAFMSVDSNPGPDYGKLRILRMPSNTTIPGPGQVQNNFQNKFSGELNLLGIGGAKVRYGNLLTLPFAGGLVYIEPVYVETAASSGQEPYPILRRVLVSYGDKVGFADTLDGALKQVFGEGAQQAKPDVTKPNTPAQPSTTLNQAITEAQQAYDKAQKALTANPPNWTEYGEAQKELQKALEKLKGAAVPTTTATPAPSESPTPAPSGSPTPSATPSSSPTP, encoded by the coding sequence ATGCGCTTGCCCCGCCGGCCACGACTGCTACTTCCCATCGCGATCGCCATCGTCGCGATCGTCGTTCTGTTCTTTCTCTTCGCCGGCATCTTCACCGACTACCTCTGGTACGACTCGGTGGACTACACGACGGTCTTCTCCGGTGTGATCGTCACACAGGTCCTGCTCTTCATCGTGGGAGCCGTGCTGATGGTCGGCCTGGTGGGCGGCAACATGCTGCTCGCCTACCGGACACGGCCGATGTTCGGGCCGGGCATGTTCAGTGGAGCCAGCGGCGCCGACCGCTACCGGATGGCCCTCGACCCGCACCGCAAACTGATCTTCCTGATCGGCGTCGCCGTGCTCGCGCTGTTCGCGGGGTCGTCGTTCTCCGGCCAGTGGAAGACCTGGCTGGAGTTCGTCAACGCCACGCCGTTCAAGGAGAACGACGCGCTGTTCGGCATGGACGTGTCGTTTTTCATGTTCACCTACCCGTTCCTCCGGATGGTGCTGAACTTCCTGTTCACCGCGGTGGTGCTGTCGGCCATCATGGCGGCGCTCGTGCACTACCTGTACGGCGGTTTCCGCCTCCAGTCACCGGGTGTGCACGCCTCCCGGGCAGCGCGCGTCCACCTGTCGGTGTTGCTCGGCGTGTTCGTGCTTCTCAAGGCGGTCGCCTACTGGATCGACCGTTACGGCCTGGTCTTCTCCGACCGGGGATTCGTGTTCGGCGCGTCCTACACCGACGTCAACGCGGTGCTGCCCGCCAAGACCATCCTGGCGATCATCGCCCTGATCTGCGCCGCTCTCTTCTTCGCCGGGGTCGTACGGCCCGGCGGCATGCTGCCGGGCGTCTCCTTCGGCCTGCTGGTGCTCTCGGCCATCCTGATCGGCGGGGTCTACCCGGCCCTGGTCGAGCAGTTCCAGGTCAAGCCGAACCAGCAGAACAAGGAACAGACGTACATCAAGCGCAACATCGACGCCACCAGAAAGGCCTACGGCGTCGACAAGGCCGATGTCATCGACTACGCGGCCCAGGGGGACGCCAGCAAGGTCAATGTCACGGCCGACAGTTCGATCTCCGGCGTACGACTGCTCGACCCCAACCTGGTGGCCAAGACCTACCAGCAGAAGCAGCGCATTCGTGGGTTCTACGACTTCCACGACCCGCTCGACGTCGACCGTTACCCGGACGAATCGGGCAAGATGCGTGACACGGTGGTGGCGGTGCGAGAGCTCACCGGCCCGCCCGCCGAGCAGAACAACTGGATCAACCAGCACCTGGTCTACACCCACGGCTACGGCTTCGTGGCCGCTCCGGGCAACGAGGTCGACTCGCAGGGCCTGCCCGACTTCGACGCCAAGGACATGCCGGTGACCGGCCCACTGGCCGAGCGGACCGGGCTGAAGGAGTCACGGATCTACTTCGGCGAGTCCCCGGGCGCGACCGATTACGTCGTCGTGGGCGGCGACGGCAAGCAGGAGCTCGACTACCCGCTGAGCAGCGGCACCGGCCAGCAGAACACCACCTATGACGGCAAGGGTGGCGTCCCCGTCGGCTCCTTCATCAACCGGGTCCTCTACGCCGCCAAGTACGGCGAGAAGAACCTGCTGCTGTCGAGCGACATCAACGAGAAGTCCAAGATCCTCTATGAGCGCAACCCACAGCAGCGCATCGCCAAGGTCGCGCCGTTCCTGAGCCTGGACGACAACCCCTACCCCGCCATCGTCGACGGCAGGGTGGTCTGGATCGCCGACGCCTACACCACCTCCAACGCCTACCCCTACTCCGACAGCAGGAGCCTGGAGGCGATGACGCGGGACCTGGTGACCGATCCGCGCCTGGTGGTGCCGCAGCCGCGCGACCAGATCAACTACATGCGTAACGCGGTCAAGGCCACGGTGGACGCCTACGACGGCACGGTCACGCTGTACGCCTGGGATGAGAAGGACCCGATCCTGCAGACCTGGCGCAAGGCCTTCCCCGGCATCATCAAGCCGCAGAGCGCGATGTCGGACAGTCTCAAGCAGCACCTGCGCTACCCGGAGGCGTTGTTCAAGGTCCAGCGCGACGTGCTGTCCCGTTATCACATCGACGACCCGAACGCCTTCTACAGTGGTCAGGACTTCTGGAACGTCCCCAACGACCCGTCCTCGGGCGGACGTGACATCAAGCAGCCCCCGTACTACCTGTCGGTCAAGATGCCCGACACGACGGAGCCGACGTTCTCCCTGACCACCACGTTCGTGCCGCGCCAGGGTCCGAACCTGGCCGCGTTCATGTCCGTGGACTCCAACCCGGGGCCGGACTACGGAAAGCTGCGCATCCTGCGGATGCCCTCCAACACCACCATCCCCGGCCCCGGCCAGGTGCAGAACAACTTCCAGAACAAGTTCTCCGGTGAGCTCAACCTGCTCGGCATCGGTGGGGCGAAGGTCCGCTACGGCAATCTGCTGACCCTGCCGTTCGCCGGCGGGCTGGTCTACATCGAGCCGGTCTATGTGGAGACCGCCGCGTCCTCCGGTCAGGAGCCGTATCCGATCCTCCGCCGGGTCCTGGTCTCCTACGGTGACAAGGTCGGTTTCGCCGACACGCTGGACGGCGCCCTGAAGCAGGTCTTCGGGGAGGGCGCCCAGCAGGCGAAACCGGATGTCACCAAGCCGAACACGCCCGCCCAGCCCAGTACCACGCTGAACCAGGCGATCACCGAGGCGC
- a CDS encoding YlbL family protein, translating to MSRRALTLMVAGFLTLLFGVVGAVLPVPYVVLSPGPTENTIGDVKGTPVISIEGHETYPTSGKLSLVTVAYQGGPGNRIDLFSALRGWVDPTVAVVPEETIFPSTSTAEEVEQQNTQEMTNSQDDATAAALSELKIPYAAVVSVASVQKGFPAAGKFASGDEIVSVDGTRVVDRETVSTAVRKHKAGQKVTFVVKRAGQSTTLTVPTVAADDGTPVVGITMQIKYRFPFKVKINVGDVGGPSAGMMFSLGIMDKLTPGPMTGGKAIAGTGTITAEGEVGPIGGIQQKMVGARRSGATVFLTPADNCAEAVRAIPDGLRLIKVKTLHDAAQAVDVVRTGSGTAPSCSAG from the coding sequence ATGTCCCGACGAGCGCTGACCCTGATGGTGGCCGGCTTCCTCACGCTCCTGTTCGGCGTTGTCGGCGCCGTGCTGCCCGTGCCCTACGTCGTCCTGAGCCCGGGACCGACCGAGAACACCATCGGAGACGTCAAGGGCACGCCGGTGATCAGCATCGAGGGGCATGAGACCTATCCGACCTCGGGCAAGCTCAGCCTCGTCACCGTGGCCTATCAGGGTGGGCCGGGCAACAGGATCGATCTGTTCAGCGCGCTCAGAGGCTGGGTCGACCCGACCGTCGCGGTCGTGCCGGAAGAGACGATCTTCCCGTCGACGAGCACGGCCGAGGAGGTCGAGCAGCAGAACACCCAGGAGATGACCAACTCCCAGGATGACGCGACCGCGGCCGCGCTCTCCGAGTTGAAGATCCCCTACGCCGCCGTCGTGAGCGTCGCCTCCGTCCAGAAGGGCTTTCCGGCCGCCGGGAAGTTCGCGTCCGGCGACGAGATCGTCTCGGTGGACGGGACGCGTGTGGTCGACCGCGAGACCGTCTCCACCGCCGTCCGCAAGCACAAGGCCGGCCAGAAGGTCACCTTCGTCGTCAAACGGGCCGGCCAGAGCACCACCCTGACCGTTCCGACCGTGGCGGCCGACGACGGCACCCCCGTCGTGGGCATCACCATGCAGATCAAATACAGGTTCCCGTTCAAGGTGAAGATCAACGTTGGTGACGTCGGCGGGCCCAGCGCGGGGATGATGTTCTCCCTCGGCATCATGGACAAGCTCACCCCGGGTCCGATGACCGGAGGCAAGGCGATCGCCGGGACCGGGACGATCACGGCGGAGGGCGAGGTCGGCCCGATCGGCGGCATCCAGCAGAAGATGGTCGGTGCCCGCAGGTCCGGGGCCACGGTCTTCCTCACCCCTGCCGACAACTGCGCCGAGGCGGTCAGGGCGATCCCCGACGGTCTGAGGCTGATCAAGGTGAAGACCCTCCACGACGCCGCCCAGGCGGTCGACGTGGTCCGCACCGGTTCCGGCACCGCGCCGAGCTGTTCGGCCGGCTGA
- a CDS encoding molybdenum cofactor biosynthesis protein MoaE yields the protein MDVIRLLGIRDSALSVDEVLSAVGDHAAGGTTIFIGTVRDQDHGKPVTRLSYSAHPSAEKELHRVAEKVTADFPVTALAAVHRVGDLELGDIAVVVAVACPHRGEAFAASRRLIDDLKSEVPIWKNQHFVDGSVEWVGACE from the coding sequence GTGGACGTCATCCGGTTGCTCGGTATCCGCGACAGCGCACTCTCCGTCGATGAGGTGCTCTCCGCCGTCGGCGACCACGCCGCGGGCGGTACGACGATTTTCATTGGCACCGTGCGGGACCAGGATCACGGCAAGCCGGTCACCCGGCTGTCCTACTCTGCCCACCCCAGCGCCGAGAAGGAGCTGCACCGGGTCGCCGAGAAGGTCACCGCCGACTTCCCGGTGACGGCGCTGGCCGCGGTGCACCGGGTCGGGGACCTCGAACTCGGCGACATCGCGGTCGTCGTGGCGGTTGCCTGTCCCCATCGAGGTGAGGCGTTCGCAGCCTCCCGCCGGCTGATCGACGACCTCAAGAGCGAGGTACCGATCTGGAAGAACCAGCATTTCGTGGATGGTTCGGTCGAATGGGTTGGGGCCTGCGAGTGA
- a CDS encoding NAD-dependent epimerase/dehydratase family protein — translation MVPTSKRLRPPVVAVTGAASGIGRAFLVKVASSAAFRRVVAIDDQRGDVPDVTWRVLDVRDPLLANRISDIDVLVHLGGDYALDADPAERRAYNLRAAQTVLTASAAARVRRVVLVTSAMVYGAAPDNAVPLPEDSPVAAEPDTGMVGDHLEIEALVRRSLRSHPGLEVTVVRPAAVVGPGVDSVVTRHFESPRLLSVKGCSPRWQFCHVDDLVSALEMAALGTVSGVVAVGGDGWLEQDQVEELSGLRRFELPAGLTFGTAQRLHRLGVTPAPATDLHYVVYPWVVDCAALREAGWKPLWSNEAAFKQLLELRAGRHTVVGRRLSSKEATITAAGATVAVLGTAAIVRVARKKRRA, via the coding sequence ATGGTGCCTACCTCGAAACGCCTCCGGCCCCCGGTCGTCGCCGTCACCGGCGCGGCCTCGGGTATCGGCCGTGCATTCCTCGTGAAAGTCGCCTCGTCTGCGGCTTTCCGCAGGGTTGTGGCCATCGACGATCAGCGCGGCGATGTGCCCGACGTCACCTGGCGAGTCCTCGACGTCCGAGATCCGCTCTTGGCGAACCGGATCTCCGACATCGATGTTCTTGTTCACCTGGGGGGTGACTACGCGCTCGACGCCGACCCCGCCGAGCGGCGCGCCTACAACCTGCGCGCGGCCCAGACGGTGCTCACCGCCAGCGCCGCGGCCCGGGTACGCCGTGTCGTGCTGGTCACCAGTGCCATGGTGTACGGCGCGGCGCCCGACAACGCCGTTCCGCTGCCAGAGGACTCTCCGGTGGCCGCGGAACCCGACACCGGCATGGTCGGTGACCATCTCGAGATCGAGGCGCTGGTCCGGCGCTCGCTGCGCAGCCATCCCGGCCTTGAGGTGACCGTGGTCCGTCCCGCCGCCGTGGTCGGTCCGGGCGTGGACAGCGTGGTCACCCGCCACTTCGAGTCGCCCAGGCTGCTCAGCGTCAAGGGATGCAGCCCCCGCTGGCAGTTCTGCCATGTGGACGATCTGGTCTCGGCGCTGGAGATGGCCGCGCTCGGCACCGTCTCCGGGGTGGTGGCCGTCGGAGGCGACGGCTGGCTGGAGCAGGACCAGGTGGAGGAGCTCTCCGGCCTGAGACGGTTCGAGCTGCCGGCCGGGCTGACCTTCGGCACCGCCCAGCGCCTGCACCGGCTGGGCGTCACCCCGGCCCCGGCCACCGACCTGCACTACGTCGTCTACCCGTGGGTGGTCGACTGCGCCGCGCTGCGCGAGGCCGGATGGAAGCCGCTGTGGAGCAACGAGGCCGCGTTCAAGCAGCTCCTTGAGCTGCGCGCGGGCAGGCACACGGTCGTCGGCCGCCGCCTGTCCAGCAAGGAGGCGACGATCACCGCGGCGGGCGCGACCGTGGCCGTCCTCGGCACCGCCGCGATCGTCCGCGTCGCCCGGAAGAAACGGCGCGCGTGA
- a CDS encoding zinc-dependent metalloprotease, protein MTDLPGRENDPNENPFAMFGDPEQIAAAMRQFADMLSAPPSSGPVNWDMAKNIARHVVAAEGDPSVMEGERRQIVDALNLADLWLNEATSLPSGVGSPQAWSRSEWIEKTIPVWQKLCDPIAARMVETMSGTLGAAGLPAEAQAMAGPLMGMMKQMGGMMVGQQIGQAIGSLAREVIGSSDIGLPLSGDAALLPGGIAAFSQGLETPAEEIRLYLALREAAHHRLFQHVPWLRAHLLGAVEEYARGITVDVSALEEQLRGLDINNPEQLQQALSGGNLLKPEETDRQKAALSRLETMLALVEGWVGTVVDGAADGKLPSSTALAETVRRRRATGGPAEQTFATLVGLELRPRRLREAAALWQALEADRGVDGRDAVWGHPDLMPTADDLDNPDGFVRGEPQFDLSGLEASLREASAEDDGGDKDGEDRDGQGGKGDRGDSA, encoded by the coding sequence GTGACTGACTTGCCAGGTCGGGAAAACGACCCCAACGAAAATCCGTTCGCCATGTTCGGCGACCCGGAGCAGATCGCAGCGGCGATGCGCCAGTTCGCCGACATGCTCTCCGCGCCACCGAGCTCCGGTCCCGTCAACTGGGACATGGCGAAGAACATCGCGCGGCACGTCGTGGCCGCAGAAGGCGATCCAAGTGTCATGGAAGGCGAGCGGCGTCAGATCGTGGACGCCCTCAATCTCGCCGATCTGTGGCTGAACGAGGCGACCTCGCTTCCGAGCGGGGTGGGCAGCCCGCAGGCGTGGAGCCGGTCGGAATGGATCGAGAAGACCATTCCCGTCTGGCAGAAGCTCTGCGACCCGATCGCGGCCCGCATGGTCGAGACCATGAGCGGCACCCTCGGCGCCGCCGGCCTGCCCGCCGAGGCCCAGGCCATGGCCGGGCCGCTGATGGGCATGATGAAGCAGATGGGCGGCATGATGGTCGGCCAGCAGATCGGCCAGGCCATCGGCTCGCTCGCCCGCGAGGTGATCGGCTCCTCCGACATCGGCCTTCCGCTGTCCGGCGACGCTGCCCTGCTGCCCGGCGGCATCGCCGCGTTCAGCCAGGGGCTGGAGACGCCCGCCGAGGAGATCCGGCTGTATCTCGCCCTCCGTGAGGCGGCTCACCACCGGCTGTTCCAGCACGTGCCGTGGCTGCGCGCGCATCTGCTCGGCGCCGTGGAGGAATACGCCCGGGGCATCACGGTGGACGTGTCCGCCCTGGAGGAGCAGCTACGCGGGCTGGACATCAACAATCCCGAGCAGCTCCAGCAGGCGCTGAGCGGCGGCAACCTGCTCAAGCCCGAGGAGACTGACCGGCAGAAGGCCGCCCTGAGCAGGCTGGAGACCATGCTCGCGCTGGTCGAGGGCTGGGTCGGCACGGTCGTGGACGGCGCCGCCGACGGCAAGCTGCCCTCGTCCACCGCGCTGGCGGAGACGGTACGGCGTCGCAGGGCGACCGGCGGTCCCGCCGAGCAGACCTTCGCCACGCTCGTCGGACTCGAACTGCGCCCCCGCCGCCTGCGTGAGGCAGCGGCTCTGTGGCAGGCGCTGGAGGCCGACCGCGGCGTCGACGGCCGGGACGCGGTCTGGGGTCACCCCGACCTGATGCCGACCGCCGACGACCTCGACAACCCCGACGGCTTCGTCCGGGGAGAGCCCCAGTTCGACCTGTCCGGTCTGGAGGCGTCCCTGCGGGAGGCCTCCGCCGAGGACGACGGCGGGGACAAGGACGGCGAGGACCGCGACGGCCAGGGAGGCAAGGGCGACAGGGGCGACTCCGCGTGA
- a CDS encoding NUDIX hydrolase: MSLHAHAQSVLAAWTAPTAQEELLREEFLRHVEAHEDAMWRACVPGHLTATTAVLSHDGERVLLTLHPKAGMWLPMGGHCEPGDVSLQAVALREATEESGISGLRLLPGPLALDRHRVWCHPPHSHHLDVEYGAVAPAGVEAVISDESLDLRWFPVEEIPELSDEATRRLARRARDVMHSL; the protein is encoded by the coding sequence GTGAGCCTGCACGCGCACGCGCAGAGCGTGCTCGCCGCCTGGACCGCGCCGACGGCGCAGGAGGAGCTTCTGCGCGAGGAGTTCCTGAGACATGTGGAGGCTCACGAGGACGCGATGTGGCGCGCCTGTGTGCCGGGTCATCTGACGGCCACGACCGCGGTGCTCTCTCACGACGGCGAGCGGGTGCTGCTCACGCTGCACCCCAAGGCCGGGATGTGGCTGCCCATGGGGGGTCACTGCGAGCCCGGTGACGTCTCGCTCCAGGCCGTGGCACTGCGGGAGGCCACCGAGGAGTCCGGCATCTCCGGCCTGCGGCTGCTGCCCGGCCCACTCGCCCTTGACCGGCACCGGGTGTGGTGTCACCCGCCGCACAGCCATCATCTGGACGTGGAGTACGGCGCCGTCGCCCCGGCCGGTGTCGAGGCCGTGATCAGTGATGAGTCGCTCGACCTGAGGTGGTTCCCGGTGGAGGAGATTCCCGAGCTCTCCGACGAGGCGACCCGCCGTCTGGCGCGCCGCGCGCGAGACGTCATGCACTCTCTGTAA
- a CDS encoding endonuclease/exonuclease/phosphatase family protein yields the protein MDITADRDVGGAIVTPSRRLRFPRPSGALVWAVVTPFAAWAVARVAGLERGSLATQLMTGTPYVAAGSLVPVLLAALTRNRAAAGIALVTTAALGFSVLPRAFGSAEAASGTPLRVLTLNTFFGKADPEAVMDLVRRLKPDVLSTQELTPGLVEKLDAAGLRELMPHRLLAAEWSARGSGLYAKYPLTPLENLFRPVGHNMPTALINLPGVKPIEFVDVHPYPPLGDQVREWTAALEAFPPAVPDRIRILAGDYNASLDHAAMRRFLSRGYADSADLAGQGLTPTWPANKRVPPIITIDHVVVDQRVKVAGVSVHTVPGTDHRGLFADLRLPGA from the coding sequence GTGGACATCACAGCCGACAGAGATGTGGGCGGTGCGATCGTGACACCGTCACGGCGGCTGCGGTTCCCCCGGCCCTCCGGGGCTCTCGTCTGGGCGGTGGTCACCCCGTTCGCCGCCTGGGCCGTGGCCAGGGTGGCCGGGCTGGAGCGGGGGTCGCTGGCCACCCAGCTCATGACCGGCACGCCGTACGTGGCGGCGGGCTCGCTCGTCCCCGTGCTCCTCGCCGCGCTGACCCGCAACCGCGCGGCCGCGGGGATCGCGCTGGTCACCACCGCGGCGCTCGGCTTCAGCGTCCTTCCGCGTGCCTTCGGCTCCGCGGAGGCCGCCTCCGGGACACCTCTGCGGGTGCTGACCCTCAACACGTTCTTCGGCAAGGCCGACCCCGAAGCGGTGATGGACCTGGTCAGGCGGCTGAAACCGGACGTCCTGAGCACCCAGGAGCTGACTCCGGGGCTGGTCGAGAAACTGGACGCGGCCGGGCTCCGGGAGCTGATGCCGCACCGGCTGCTGGCCGCGGAGTGGAGTGCGCGCGGCAGCGGCCTGTACGCCAAATATCCGCTGACCCCGCTGGAGAACCTGTTCCGGCCGGTCGGGCACAACATGCCCACCGCCCTGATCAACCTCCCCGGCGTCAAGCCCATCGAGTTCGTCGACGTGCATCCCTACCCCCCGCTGGGGGACCAGGTGCGCGAGTGGACGGCGGCGCTGGAGGCCTTTCCCCCTGCGGTGCCCGACAGGATCCGCATCCTCGCCGGTGACTACAACGCCAGCCTCGACCACGCCGCGATGCGCCGCTTCCTCAGCCGGGGATACGCCGACTCGGCTGATCTGGCCGGTCAGGGGCTCACGCCCACCTGGCCCGCCAACAAGCGCGTTCCACCGATCATCACCATCGATCACGTGGTGGTGGACCAGCGGGTGAAGGTCGCCGGGGTCAGCGTCCACACCGTCCCCGGCACCGACCACCGGGGACTCTTCGCCGACCTGCGTCTGCCCGGGGCCTGA
- a CDS encoding DUF2064 domain-containing protein — MLTEARLVAVVVTSAMAGAAPPGVDDDAFLAAMAEDTYELVAGLDSVTPVLVTSMPGMEEIVWPGTPVVEIPDLSGAALVRAAFAALPYGEQAVLLSGDAPDLPALLIGKLFRALGRARLAVCPAADGGAVAIAAHLPFPDWAEVGFDDHDPVGALRASAPAPRTVATGPGWHRLRVPGDIARLDPGLEGWDGTRALLSG, encoded by the coding sequence ATGTTGACGGAAGCACGACTGGTGGCCGTCGTCGTCACGTCCGCGATGGCGGGAGCGGCCCCACCGGGAGTCGACGACGACGCGTTCCTGGCCGCCATGGCCGAGGACACCTACGAGCTCGTCGCCGGCCTCGACTCCGTCACGCCGGTTCTGGTGACGAGCATGCCGGGGATGGAGGAGATCGTCTGGCCGGGAACCCCGGTCGTCGAGATCCCCGACCTGTCCGGAGCCGCCCTGGTCCGGGCCGCCTTCGCGGCGCTGCCGTACGGCGAGCAGGCGGTCCTGCTGAGTGGCGACGCGCCCGACCTGCCTGCGCTGCTGATCGGCAAGCTCTTCCGCGCCCTCGGCAGGGCCCGGCTGGCCGTCTGCCCGGCCGCCGACGGTGGAGCCGTGGCGATAGCCGCCCATCTGCCCTTTCCCGACTGGGCCGAGGTGGGTTTCGACGACCACGACCCGGTTGGGGCACTGCGTGCCTCGGCTCCCGCTCCCCGCACGGTCGCCACCGGTCCGGGCTGGCACCGCCTGCGCGTGCCGGGCGACATCGCCAGGCTGGATCCCGGCCTCGAAGGCTGGGACGGCACCCGGGCGCTGCTGTCGGGGTGA
- a CDS encoding M48 metallopeptidase family protein: MPPETVEVRRSSRRRRTVSAYRDGEKTIVLLPAGLSRTDEEQWVRRMLDRLAAKEQRRRPSDDDLLERASELSVRYLGGRATPSSVRWVDNQQHRWGSCTPDHGTIRISTRLRGMPSWVVDYVIMHELVHLLVPSHGPRFWALVEHYPKAERARGFLEGFSMAAHGDAEEC, encoded by the coding sequence GTGCCCCCCGAGACAGTCGAGGTCCGTCGAAGTTCTCGTCGCCGGCGGACGGTTTCCGCGTACCGCGACGGCGAGAAAACGATCGTGCTGCTCCCCGCAGGATTGAGCCGCACCGATGAGGAGCAATGGGTGCGGCGCATGCTCGACCGGCTCGCGGCCAAGGAGCAACGGAGACGCCCCTCCGACGACGACCTGCTGGAACGGGCCAGCGAGCTGTCGGTGCGCTATCTCGGCGGCAGAGCCACGCCGTCCAGCGTGCGCTGGGTGGACAACCAGCAGCACCGCTGGGGCTCGTGCACTCCTGACCACGGCACCATCAGGATCTCCACGAGGCTGCGCGGCATGCCCTCATGGGTGGTCGACTATGTGATCATGCACGAGCTCGTGCACCTGCTGGTGCCCAGCCACGGTCCCCGGTTCTGGGCACTGGTGGAACACTATCCCAAGGCCGAGCGGGCGCGGGGGTTCCTCGAGGGATTCTCCATGGCGGCCCACGGCGACGCGGAGGAATGTTGA
- a CDS encoding enoyl-CoA hydratase/isomerase family protein has product MNELVVDRRDDGVVVLTLNRPDRRNSMTDGMTEQWRQTIAGLRRDRDVRCVVVTGAGSAFCSGGDLSWLAERGAEGVPELRDRMLGFYRTWLAIADLEVPTIAAVNGAAVGAGLCLALACDLVYAAEEAKLLVPFTSLGLHPGMAATYLLPRVAGVGVAREMLLTGRAMRGAEAATAGLVTRAFPGESLMTEVLGIASRTAANAPIATRLTKVALAGGGHADLDAALRWESLAQPVTMTSQDMIEGLSAQRERRDPRFGNS; this is encoded by the coding sequence ATGAACGAGCTCGTGGTTGACCGGCGGGACGACGGTGTCGTGGTGCTCACTCTGAACCGCCCGGACCGGCGCAACTCGATGACCGACGGGATGACCGAGCAATGGCGGCAGACGATCGCCGGTCTCCGCCGGGACCGTGACGTGCGGTGCGTGGTGGTCACCGGGGCCGGGAGCGCGTTCTGCTCCGGCGGGGACCTGTCCTGGCTCGCCGAACGCGGGGCCGAGGGCGTGCCCGAGCTACGTGACCGGATGCTCGGCTTCTACCGGACCTGGCTGGCGATCGCGGACCTGGAGGTGCCGACCATCGCCGCGGTCAACGGCGCCGCCGTCGGAGCGGGCCTGTGCCTCGCTCTCGCCTGCGACCTGGTCTACGCCGCCGAGGAGGCCAAACTCCTCGTCCCCTTCACCTCGCTCGGCCTGCACCCCGGGATGGCCGCCACCTATCTGCTGCCCCGGGTCGCCGGTGTGGGGGTGGCCCGGGAGATGCTGCTGACCGGACGGGCCATGCGGGGCGCCGAGGCGGCCACGGCCGGGCTGGTCACCAGGGCGTTTCCCGGCGAGTCCCTGATGACGGAGGTGCTGGGGATCGCCTCCAGGACCGCCGCCAACGCGCCCATCGCCACCCGGCTCACCAAGGTCGCCCTCGCCGGTGGCGGGCACGCGGACCTCGACGCCGCCTTGCGCTGGGAGTCTCTGGCCCAGCCGGTCACCATGACCTCACAGGACATGATCGAAGGACTGTCTGCGCAGAGAGAACGGCGGGACCCGCGATTCGGCAACTCCTGA